In Clostridium sp. JN-1, one genomic interval encodes:
- a CDS encoding M28 family metallopeptidase, whose product MKKNITLFFTILSSLLLNLSFGFYFSISSFDPNLVKQNIDYLSSDKFKGRLSGTLENDEAALYIRNHFEKYNLSPYNGSYFQSFNTVYPHRLDEKPYLRITDKNGFIVKDYKYAVDFKEDLVNFKENKVSFNKKSAYSILNSYLHVYKDNNYFLFYVPNDNKLIFRSSFINSNPISMYVMVTQNTLKEIRSYIDNNFNVNCYIPLESKQTSLNNVIGIIEGKNKDKPPIILSAHFDHVGTDLAGNVYNGALDNASGISFILEMSRYINSLGKPDRDIIFVGFNAEEFGCLGSKAFVEKYFNNIKGSKVFNFDMIGGSYSNPIYIMGAKSDSAKTSFIHEVSSICSNNKINFDYLFEDASDHEFFRKKNIDAVTLSDCDTSKIHTIYDKSSFIDKNSINRCFNIINNEVVHYAFSDNLFILYYKQIFYISIVSTFLFSKILIKVN is encoded by the coding sequence ATGAAAAAGAATATAACTTTATTTTTTACGATTTTATCCAGCTTATTACTTAATTTAAGTTTTGGGTTTTACTTTTCAATAAGTTCATTTGATCCTAATTTAGTAAAACAAAATATAGACTATCTATCAAGTGACAAATTCAAAGGAAGACTAAGTGGAACTCTTGAAAATGATGAGGCTGCCCTTTATATAAGAAATCATTTTGAAAAGTATAACTTAAGTCCTTATAATGGCAGTTACTTTCAATCATTTAATACTGTATATCCGCACAGATTAGATGAGAAACCTTATTTAAGGATTACAGATAAAAATGGATTTATAGTTAAAGATTATAAATATGCAGTAGATTTCAAGGAAGATCTAGTGAATTTTAAAGAAAACAAAGTATCCTTCAATAAGAAAAGTGCCTACAGTATATTAAATTCTTATTTACATGTATATAAAGACAATAATTACTTTCTATTTTATGTGCCAAATGATAATAAGCTAATATTTAGGAGCTCTTTTATTAACAGTAATCCAATTAGCATGTATGTAATGGTCACACAAAACACATTAAAAGAAATAAGAAGTTATATAGATAATAACTTTAATGTAAACTGCTACATTCCCCTTGAATCAAAGCAAACTTCCTTAAATAATGTAATTGGCATCATAGAGGGTAAAAATAAAGATAAACCACCAATTATATTATCAGCTCATTTTGATCATGTTGGAACTGATTTAGCTGGTAATGTATATAATGGTGCACTTGACAATGCTTCTGGTATTTCATTTATATTGGAAATGAGTAGATATATTAATTCCCTAGGGAAACCTGATAGAGATATAATATTTGTTGGCTTTAATGCGGAAGAGTTTGGGTGCCTTGGCTCAAAGGCATTCGTTGAAAAGTACTTTAACAATATAAAAGGCAGCAAAGTATTCAACTTTGACATGATAGGCGGCTCATATTCCAATCCAATATACATAATGGGTGCTAAAAGTGATTCTGCTAAAACTAGCTTTATACATGAAGTTTCATCTATATGCTCAAATAATAAGATAAATTTTGATTATTTATTTGAAGACGCTAGTGACCATGAGTTCTTTAGAAAAAAGAATATAGATGCTGTAACCTTAAGTGATTGTGATACTTCAAAAATTCATACTATTTACGATAAGTCAAGTTTTATAGATAAAAATTCAATTAATAGATGTTTTAACATAATAAATAATGAAGTAGTACACTATGCATTTTCAGATAATCTTTTCATTTTATATTATAAACAAATATTTTATATTTCTATAGTAAGTACTTTCTTATTTTCCAAAATTCTAATTAAAGTAAATTAA
- the prfB gene encoding peptide chain release factor 2 (programmed frameshift), which translates to MVIQLEEILNTLTGMNQNMNEIGIHFDIESLKVRIEELQERMQEPNFWQDANKAQKVSSEEKSLEGRIERYKSLNDRIQDAKILTEMALEEEDISAEKEILKEVNDIKSEIEQFQVEILLSGKYDKNNAIMNLHVGVGGTDAQDWTEMLLRMYTRWLEKKGFKIEIIDSLPAEDAGIKSVTLRAIGEFAYGYLKSEKGIHRLVRISPFNANGKRQTSFASVEVLPELTSNQDISIRPEDIKVDTYRSSGAGGQHVNKTESAIRITHLPTGIIVQCQNERSQHHNKEQALRMLKAKLVELKERLHKEKIEDLAGELKDMGWGSQIRSYVFHPYTLVKDHRTGMETSNINAVMDGEIDDFINAYLKQDAK; encoded by the exons ATGGTAATACAATTAGAAGAAATTTTAAACACACTAACAGGTATGAACCAAAATATGAATGAAATA GGGATTCACTTTGACATAGAATCACTTAAAGTTAGGATAGAAGAGCTTCAAGAAAGAATGCAGGAACCAAACTTTTGGCAAGATGCAAATAAAGCTCAAAAAGTGTCTTCTGAAGAAAAGTCTTTGGAAGGAAGAATTGAAAGATATAAATCCTTAAACGATAGGATACAAGATGCAAAAATTTTAACAGAAATGGCTTTGGAAGAAGAAGATATATCAGCTGAAAAGGAAATATTAAAAGAAGTTAATGATATAAAGTCTGAAATTGAACAATTCCAGGTTGAAATTCTTCTTTCGGGTAAATACGACAAGAATAATGCAATTATGAATTTACATGTTGGTGTAGGTGGAACGGATGCACAAGATTGGACTGAAATGCTGCTTAGAATGTACACAAGATGGCTGGAGAAAAAGGGATTTAAGATAGAAATTATAGATAGTTTACCGGCAGAAGATGCTGGAATTAAAAGTGTTACTTTAAGAGCAATTGGAGAATTTGCATATGGATATTTAAAATCTGAAAAGGGAATACACAGATTGGTCAGAATATCACCATTTAATGCAAATGGGAAAAGACAAACTTCTTTTGCATCGGTAGAAGTACTTCCGGAGCTTACAAGTAATCAGGATATATCTATAAGACCTGAGGATATAAAAGTAGATACTTACAGGTCAAGTGGTGCAGGCGGACAGCATGTTAACAAAACAGAGTCGGCAATTAGAATAACTCACTTACCTACGGGAATAATAGTACAGTGTCAAAATGAAAGAAGCCAGCATCATAATAAAGAACAGGCACTTAGAATGCTTAAGGCAAAGCTAGTAGAATTAAAGGAAAGGCTTCATAAAGAGAAGATAGAAGACTTAGCTGGAGAACTCAAAGACATGGGATGGGGCAGTCAGATAAGATCCTATGTATTTCATCCATATACTTTGGTAAAAGATCATAGAACAGGTATGGAAACAAGTAATATAAATGCAGTTATGGATGGAGAAATTGATGATTTTATAAATGCATATTTAAAACAAGATGCAAAATAA
- the secA gene encoding preprotein translocase subunit SecA, producing MNIFQKIFGTYSEKEVKRIVPIVNKIDSLDSKMQALTDEQLRSKTDEFKERLSKGETLNSILSEAFAVVREVASRTVKLKPFKEQLMGGIVLHQGRISEMKTGEGKTLVATLPAYLNALTGKGVHIVTVNDYLAKRDRDTMAPIYEALGLKVGVILHDLDQSQRQAAYNCDITYGTNSEFGFDYLRDNMVIYKEERVQRGLNFAIVDEVDSILIDEARTPLIISGEGEKSTEFYKVADYFTKTLTKEDDFTVDEKANAVMLTDVGVEKAEKFFKLDNYADAQNMELQHHVVQALKANYIMKRDKDYMVKNGEVLIVDEFTGRMMEGRRYSDGLHQAIEAKEGVKVEKESKTLATITYQNYFRMFNKLSGMTGTALTEENEFREIYGLDVIVIPTHEPVIRKDLPDVVYKTAKGKFNAIVQDIVETHKKGQPILVGTVSIEKSELLSDMLKGKGINHQVLNAKFHEKEAEIISHAGEFGMVTIATNMAGRGTDIKLGEDVVAVGGLKIIGTERHESRRIDNQLRGRSGRQGDPGTSRFYVSLEDDLMRIFGSDKLKDIVEKLGLGDDEAIESKMVSGAIENAQKKVEGNNFDIRKTVVQYDDVINKQREIIYKQRSEVLEGIELKDQMKEMLKDLVSDIVDSHISEVEDEFEDEIKDLVKYMEEVFVEKDSVSAEEIMNLSNEEIKEKYIEIGQKIYEQKEEEFTPEQMREIERVILLRVVDTRWMDHIDDMEHLKRSIGLTAYKQQDPTQAYQFEGSQMFDEMIYNIKLDTIKYLLHVQMQKVPERERVVKETYTNQNGDAAVKKQPIRKKKTVGRNDPCPCGSGKKYKNCCGRFE from the coding sequence ATGAACATTTTTCAAAAGATATTTGGTACATATAGTGAAAAAGAAGTAAAGAGGATAGTACCTATTGTAAATAAAATAGATTCTTTAGATTCTAAAATGCAAGCTTTAACTGATGAACAACTTAGATCTAAAACAGATGAGTTTAAAGAAAGATTATCAAAAGGTGAAACATTAAATTCAATCTTAAGTGAAGCTTTTGCAGTAGTTAGAGAGGTAGCTTCGAGAACTGTTAAGTTAAAACCATTTAAAGAGCAGCTTATGGGTGGAATAGTACTTCATCAAGGAAGAATATCAGAAATGAAAACTGGTGAAGGAAAAACATTAGTTGCAACACTTCCAGCATATTTAAATGCTCTTACAGGAAAAGGAGTTCACATAGTTACAGTAAATGACTATCTTGCTAAAAGAGATAGAGATACAATGGCACCTATATATGAAGCATTGGGATTAAAAGTAGGGGTTATACTTCATGATTTAGATCAAAGTCAAAGGCAAGCAGCATATAATTGCGATATAACTTATGGAACTAATAGTGAATTTGGATTTGATTACCTTAGAGATAACATGGTTATATATAAAGAGGAGAGAGTTCAAAGAGGACTTAATTTTGCTATCGTGGATGAGGTTGACTCAATACTTATAGATGAAGCTAGAACACCTCTTATAATTTCTGGTGAAGGCGAAAAGTCTACAGAATTTTATAAAGTGGCAGATTATTTTACAAAAACACTGACTAAAGAGGATGATTTTACAGTAGATGAAAAAGCTAATGCTGTAATGCTTACAGATGTTGGTGTTGAAAAGGCAGAGAAATTTTTTAAACTTGATAACTATGCTGATGCTCAAAATATGGAATTGCAGCACCATGTAGTTCAGGCATTAAAAGCTAATTATATAATGAAGAGAGATAAAGACTACATGGTAAAAAACGGTGAAGTTCTAATAGTAGACGAATTCACTGGAAGAATGATGGAAGGTAGAAGATATAGTGATGGTCTTCATCAAGCTATAGAAGCAAAAGAGGGGGTTAAAGTAGAAAAAGAATCCAAGACTCTTGCAACTATTACGTATCAAAATTACTTTAGAATGTTTAATAAACTTTCAGGTATGACAGGTACTGCCTTAACAGAAGAAAATGAGTTTAGAGAAATATACGGATTAGATGTAATTGTAATTCCTACTCATGAACCTGTAATAAGAAAAGATCTTCCAGATGTAGTATATAAAACAGCAAAAGGTAAGTTTAATGCTATAGTTCAGGATATAGTTGAAACTCATAAGAAAGGTCAGCCAATACTAGTTGGTACTGTAAGTATAGAAAAATCTGAGCTGCTTTCTGATATGCTAAAGGGAAAGGGAATTAACCATCAGGTATTAAATGCTAAATTCCATGAAAAAGAAGCAGAGATAATATCCCATGCTGGTGAATTTGGTATGGTTACTATTGCCACAAATATGGCAGGACGTGGTACTGATATTAAACTTGGTGAAGATGTTGTGGCTGTTGGAGGCCTAAAAATTATAGGTACTGAAAGACATGAATCAAGAAGAATTGATAATCAGTTAAGAGGACGTTCAGGTCGTCAAGGTGATCCTGGTACATCAAGATTTTACGTTTCACTTGAAGATGATCTTATGAGAATATTTGGTTCTGATAAGCTTAAAGACATAGTTGAAAAATTAGGTCTTGGTGATGATGAAGCTATAGAAAGTAAAATGGTAAGCGGTGCAATAGAAAATGCACAAAAGAAGGTTGAAGGAAATAACTTTGATATAAGAAAAACAGTAGTACAATATGATGATGTAATAAATAAGCAAAGAGAAATAATATATAAACAGAGATCAGAAGTTTTAGAGGGTATAGAATTAAAAGATCAAATGAAAGAAATGCTTAAAGATTTGGTTTCTGATATAGTTGATTCACATATATCTGAAGTAGAAGATGAATTTGAAGATGAAATAAAAGATTTAGTAAAGTATATGGAAGAAGTATTTGTTGAAAAAGACAGTGTTTCAGCAGAAGAGATTATGAATTTATCAAATGAAGAAATAAAAGAAAAGTATATAGAAATTGGTCAAAAGATATATGAACAAAAAGAAGAAGAGTTTACACCTGAACAAATGAGGGAAATAGAGAGGGTTATCCTTTTAAGAGTTGTTGATACAAGATGGATGGATCACATAGATGATATGGAACATCTAAAGAGATCAATAGGTCTTACAGCATATAAACAGCAGGATCCAACACAAGCTTATCAGTTTGAAGGCAGCCAAATGTTTGATGAAATGATATACAATATAAAGCTTGATACTATAAAGTATCTATTACATGTTCAAATGCAAAAAGTACCTGAAAGAGAAAGAGTAGTTAAGGAAACTTACACTAACCAAAATGGAGATGCTGCTGTAAAAAAACAGCCCATAAGGAAGAAGAAGACAGTAGGTAGAAATGATCCTTGTCCATGTGGAAGTGGAAAGAAATATAAAAATTGCTGTGGAAGGTTTGAGTAA
- the raiA gene encoding ribosome-associated translation inhibitor RaiA, whose protein sequence is MRIFVTGKNIEVTNALRNVVEKKLSKLDKYFNPEVKANVTLSVQKNSQIVEVTIPFNGVILRGEEKNSDMYASIDLVVDKLEGQIRKQKTKLQRRNHGNSLRFQSIPDVDKDANEEPKIVRTKKFAIKPMSAEEAVLQMELLGHNFFVFESAEDEEVNVVYKRKDGNYGLIEPEF, encoded by the coding sequence ATGAGAATATTTGTAACTGGTAAAAATATTGAGGTAACTAATGCATTGAGGAATGTAGTGGAAAAGAAATTATCGAAGTTAGATAAATATTTCAACCCTGAAGTAAAAGCTAATGTTACATTAAGTGTACAGAAAAATTCGCAGATAGTAGAAGTCACAATTCCTTTTAATGGTGTAATATTAAGGGGAGAAGAAAAAAATAGTGATATGTATGCATCTATAGACTTAGTTGTGGATAAGTTAGAAGGGCAGATAAGAAAACAAAAAACTAAACTTCAGAGAAGAAATCATGGAAATTCTTTAAGATTTCAATCCATACCTGATGTAGATAAAGATGCAAATGAAGAACCAAAGATAGTCAGAACTAAAAAATTTGCAATAAAGCCAATGTCAGCAGAGGAAGCTGTATTGCAAATGGAACTTTTAGGTCACAACTTTTTCGTATTTGAAAGTGCAGAAGATGAAGAGGTTAATGTAGTTTATAAAAGAAAAGATGGAAACTACGGCTTAATTGAACCTGAATTTTAA
- the lysS gene encoding lysine--tRNA ligase gives MSKEEKNLNKLEKNFNALINERREKFFNLQKEGKDPFNVYKVERTHTSKQIKDNYDNLEGKTVTAAGRLMSKRVHGKAGFSDLHDRYGKVQLYIRIDDVGEARLKEYKSFDIGDILSVTGRVFKTKTGEISIHITDFELIAKSLKPLPEKWHGLKDPDLRYRQRYVDLITNQDVRDTFMKRTAIIKSIREFLDQKDYIEVETPILSPIAGGAAAKPFITHHNSLDMDMYLRIATELYLKRLIVGGFERVYEIGKCFRNEGMDIRHNPEYTSIELYEAFADYNDMMEITENMVAYVCEKVLGTTKVVYEDTEIDFKPPWKRITMVDSVKEFGNVDFDQVKDDEEARQIAKEKHLELKKELKDCSKGDILNAMFEEFCEDKFIQPTFVMDYPVEISPLTKKKRGNDKYTERFEGFVFGREICNAYSELNDPIVQRERFEQQLKERELGDDEAYMMDEDFLNALEIGMPPTGGLGMGIDRLVMFLTNASSIRDVILFPTMKPTQQ, from the coding sequence ATGTCAAAAGAAGAAAAGAACTTAAATAAGTTAGAGAAAAATTTTAATGCATTGATAAACGAGAGAAGAGAGAAGTTTTTCAATCTTCAAAAGGAAGGAAAAGATCCATTTAATGTATATAAAGTTGAGAGAACACATACATCTAAACAAATTAAAGATAATTATGACAACTTAGAGGGAAAAACTGTAACAGCTGCAGGCAGACTTATGTCTAAGAGAGTTCATGGTAAAGCTGGATTTTCAGATTTACACGATAGATATGGTAAAGTTCAACTTTACATAAGAATAGATGATGTAGGAGAAGCAAGGCTAAAAGAGTATAAGAGCTTTGATATAGGTGATATTTTATCAGTAACAGGAAGAGTATTTAAGACCAAAACAGGAGAAATTTCAATTCATATAACGGATTTTGAACTCATAGCTAAGTCTCTTAAACCACTGCCAGAAAAGTGGCACGGACTTAAGGATCCAGATTTAAGATATAGACAAAGATATGTTGATTTAATAACAAATCAAGATGTTAGAGATACATTTATGAAGAGAACAGCAATTATAAAATCAATAAGGGAATTCCTAGATCAAAAAGATTATATAGAAGTAGAAACTCCGATACTTTCACCTATAGCTGGTGGAGCTGCAGCAAAACCTTTTATTACTCACCATAATTCACTTGATATGGATATGTATCTTAGAATAGCTACTGAATTATATTTAAAAAGACTTATAGTAGGTGGTTTTGAAAGGGTATATGAAATTGGAAAATGTTTTAGAAATGAAGGAATGGATATAAGACATAATCCAGAGTATACATCTATTGAACTTTATGAAGCTTTTGCAGATTACAATGATATGATGGAGATTACGGAAAATATGGTTGCATATGTCTGTGAAAAGGTTCTTGGAACAACTAAAGTTGTTTATGAAGATACAGAAATAGATTTTAAACCGCCATGGAAGAGAATTACAATGGTTGATTCGGTTAAGGAATTTGGAAATGTCGATTTTGATCAGGTTAAAGATGATGAAGAAGCTAGACAAATTGCAAAGGAAAAGCATCTTGAGTTAAAAAAAGAGTTAAAAGATTGTTCAAAAGGCGATATATTAAATGCTATGTTTGAAGAATTCTGTGAAGATAAATTTATTCAACCTACATTTGTAATGGATTATCCTGTTGAAATTTCACCTTTAACTAAAAAGAAAAGGGGAAATGATAAGTATACTGAGAGGTTTGAAGGATTTGTATTTGGTAGGGAAATATGTAATGCATACTCCGAACTAAATGATCCTATAGTACAAAGAGAAAGATTTGAACAGCAGTTAAAAGAGAGAGAATTAGGTGATGATGAGGCGTATATGATGGATGAAGATTTCCTAAATGCGCTTGAAATTGGTATGCCTCCAACAGGCGGACTTGGTATGGGAATAGATAGATTAGTTATGTTTTTAACTAATGCATCTTCAATAAGAGACGTTATATTGTTCCCTACGATGAAGCCAACTCAACAATAA
- the greA gene encoding transcription elongation factor GreA — protein sequence MNQAKEYMMTYEGVKKLEGELEYLKTTKRKEITEKIKSALSFGDLSENSEYDEAKNEQAFVEGKIIQLEKMLKHANVIDESEVPLDVVTLGSKVKIKDYEFDEEVEYTMVGSAEADPMNNKISNESPVGKGLMGKKVGDIVEVQVPDGVSKYKILDIRR from the coding sequence ATGAATCAGGCAAAGGAATATATGATGACTTATGAAGGTGTAAAAAAACTTGAAGGGGAATTAGAATATTTAAAGACAACTAAGAGGAAAGAAATAACTGAAAAGATTAAATCTGCCCTTTCTTTTGGGGATTTAAGTGAAAACTCTGAATATGATGAAGCCAAAAATGAACAAGCATTTGTAGAAGGAAAAATAATTCAGCTTGAAAAGATGTTAAAACATGCTAATGTAATAGATGAAAGTGAAGTCCCACTAGATGTTGTAACATTAGGTTCAAAAGTTAAGATTAAGGATTACGAATTTGATGAGGAAGTTGAATACACAATGGTTGGTTCTGCTGAAGCTGATCCTATGAATAATAAAATATCAAATGAATCACCAGTTGGCAAAGGTCTTATGGGCAAAAAAGTGGGAGATATAGTTGAAGTACAAGTTCCAGATGGAGTTAGTAAGTATAAAATACTTGACATAAGAAGATAA
- the dusB gene encoding tRNA dihydrouridine synthase DusB: MKIKNLEFKNNIFLAPMAGVTDIPFRELCKKMGAGLVYSEMISAKALTEKNKNTYDMLKVSPQESPIAVQLFGSDPFVMAKCCELFNDNPDVCILDINMGCPAPKIVKNGEGSALMKNPELAVKIVKEMKKASSKPVTAKIRKGFDSNNINAVEFAKMLEQAGVDAIAVHGRTREQMYDGKADLDIISKVKKAVSVPVIGNGDVIDAKSAKHLFEATNCDAIMIGRGAMGNPWIFREIRDGLNNREIVYPDFNEKIDVCIKHYENAIKYNGEAKAVREMRKHIAWYLKGFKDSKKIKDKINSEKSSSTVIKILMEYKNSLQADKQN, from the coding sequence ATGAAAATAAAAAACTTAGAATTTAAAAACAATATTTTTTTAGCACCTATGGCAGGAGTTACGGATATACCTTTTAGAGAGCTGTGTAAGAAAATGGGTGCAGGATTAGTTTATTCCGAAATGATAAGTGCAAAAGCGCTAACTGAAAAAAATAAAAATACATATGACATGTTGAAAGTTTCACCACAAGAATCTCCAATTGCTGTACAGTTATTTGGAAGTGATCCATTTGTAATGGCTAAATGCTGTGAGTTATTTAATGATAATCCAGATGTATGTATTTTGGATATAAACATGGGATGTCCTGCACCTAAAATTGTTAAAAATGGAGAAGGATCTGCACTTATGAAAAATCCTGAACTAGCAGTTAAAATAGTTAAGGAAATGAAGAAAGCATCAAGTAAACCTGTAACTGCAAAGATCAGGAAAGGATTTGATTCAAATAATATTAATGCTGTTGAATTTGCAAAAATGCTCGAACAGGCAGGTGTAGATGCTATAGCAGTTCACGGCAGGACTAGGGAACAAATGTATGATGGAAAAGCTGACTTAGATATAATAAGTAAGGTTAAAAAAGCAGTATCAGTACCTGTTATAGGTAATGGGGATGTAATAGATGCTAAAAGTGCAAAACATTTGTTTGAAGCAACTAATTGCGATGCTATAATGATAGGACGGGGCGCTATGGGAAATCCATGGATATTTAGGGAAATAAGAGATGGATTAAATAATAGGGAAATTGTTTATCCAGACTTTAATGAAAAAATAGATGTTTGTATAAAACACTATGAAAATGCTATAAAATATAATGGTGAAGCTAAAGCTGTAAGGGAAATGAGAAAACATATTGCGTGGTATTTAAAAGGTTTTAAAGATAGCAAGAAAATTAAGGATAAAATTAACTCAGAAAAAAGTAGTTCAACTGTAATTAAGATATTAATGGAATATAAAAATTCACTCCAAGCTGATAAACAAAATTAA